The Triticum aestivum cultivar Chinese Spring chromosome 3A, IWGSC CS RefSeq v2.1, whole genome shotgun sequence genome includes a region encoding these proteins:
- the LOC123057855 gene encoding xyloglucan endotransglucosylase/hydrolase protein 3-like, with protein MASSLQPWVLFLTLPLLSLVLSPAALAAVFNDNFVAVGGTDGNHLVDQGTAVRIILDKSSGAGFSSKEAYGSGFFHMRIKTPPGYSAGVVTAFYLTTEPEQGDHDEVDLEFLGNVDGKPIILQTNIFLNGKGDREQRTELWFDPGADFHDYKILWNTYQLVVFVDDTPIRVLKNLAPSQFPVRPFKIRASIWDGSDWATDNGKYRVDYNRAPFTTVFQDFDVDGCPATGGVQCGSPGLSWNAIQSLTPAQWEAYKDAKSKHMTYDYCTNKDKAYAQLPGECNN; from the exons ATGGCTTCCAGTTTGCAGCCATGGGTTCTCTTCCtcaccctccccctcctctctttggTGCTTAGCCCGGCAGCGCTTGCGGCAGTGTTCAACGATAACTTCGTGGCAGTAGGAGGTACAGATGGTAATCACCTAGTTGATCAGGGGACAGCAGTTCGCATCATCTTGGATAAGAGCTCCG GGGCTGGATTTAGTTCCAAGGAGGCGTATGGTTCAGGGTTCTTCCACATGAGGATCAAGACACCGCCCGGGTACAGTGCCGGAGTCGTCACGGCCTTCTAT CTCACGACGGAACCCGAGCAAGGTGACCACGATGAGGTGGATTTGGAGTTCCTGGGCAACGTGGACGGCAAGCCGATCATTCTCCAGACCAACATCTTCCTAAACGGCAAAGGCGACAGGGAGCAGAGGACCGAGCTTTGGTTCGACCCGGGAGCCGATTTCCATGACTACAAGATACTCTGGAACACCTACCAGCTCGT GGTGTTCGTCGATGACACACCGATACGGGTGCTGAAGAACCTCGCGCCTAGCCAGTTCCCGGTGAGGCCGTTCAAGATCCGGGCGAGCATCTGGGACGGCTCCGACTGGGCGACGGACAATGGCAAATACAGGGTCGACTATAACCGTGCGCCGTTCACCACTGTGTTTCAGGATTTCGACGTCGATGGCTGCCCCGCCACCGGAGGCGTGCAGTGTGGCTCGCCGGGTCTGTCGTGGAACGCGATCCAGAGCCTGACGCCCGCGCAGTGGGAGGCCTACAAGGACGCCAAGAGCAAGCACATGACCTACGACTACTGTACCAACAAGGACAAGGCGTACGCCCAGCTGCCGGGAGAGTGCAACAACTAA